The genomic segment AGATCGTCCGATACGTGCTGGATAAAACACGCGTGCGGGGCTGGCCGCTCGTAAGCGGACGTGGAGCGCTCGAGCTGCTGCGTGTGCGGGTTGACGAAGTAGTGCCCCTGGGGCGGCCCTTCGATGCCGTAGGCCCAGTGGAGGCCGGTGTTGAACCACTGCGGGCTGTTCGGAGCCGCCATCTGCATGGCGAGCATGAAGCACGTTTCGTCGTAGAAGGCGCGGGCGTCGCGCTCGGACGAGAAGTAGCCGCCCTTCCAGCCCCAGTACGTCCAGCAGCCGGCCAGCCGGTGAAACACCTGCCGCGAGTCGGTCTCGCCGCCGGTCTGCGTGTCGGCCGCTTCGGGCGCGCTGCGCTGGATCCACGCCGGCACGTTCTCTTCGTGAACGCGCGCGAGCCGCACGGGTACGCCGGCCCGGCGGAAGTACTTTTGCGCGAGGATGTCCACCGCCACCTGCGACCACTTCGCGGGCACCATCACGTCGGTCATCTCGAACACGACGGAGCCGTTCGGATTGCGGATGGTGGATGACCGCGGGGCGAACTCGATACCCGCGAACGGGTCTTGCCCCTCGCGGGTGAAGCGGCGGTTGATCTGCATGGGATGATCCGGCGGTGTAGCGGCGAATGAAAGTCGGCCGTCCGTGAACCGATCTTCATATTGCCTCGGCTAGCGTTCATCGGCATTGCGAGTCTGTCGGTCACCACCCAAGATTCCCTCCCCCGGCGCGTGCGCCGAAGCGCCTCGGGCGCCTCCACTACAACCCGCACAAGCCGCAATCTTCGGCCCAGCAAGCAGTGAACAAGATTTCATACCTCACGCCCGCTTGTCAAGCCTTAACTTACACCTGTATAGTATAAAGAAAACGGCCCGATCCCCGAGCCAGCCACAAAACACAAGCGGCGGATGTCCTCCTCATGAGGGACACCCGCCGCGAGCATTTCATGTACCAAAAATCGGCCGACTCATCCGCCCGTGCCGGGAACAAACGGCAGCGTGAGGCCGGTCTGATCCTGGTACTTGCCCTTCTTGTCGGCGTAGCTCGTTTTGCACACCGCTTCGCCCTTCAAAAAGAGGATCTGTGCGATCCCCTCGCCGGAGTAAATTTTTGCGGGAAGCGGAGTTGTGTTGCTGATTTCGATGGTAATTCGCCCGCGCCACTCCGGTTCCAGCGGCGTGACATTCACGATGATGCCGCAACGAGCGTAAGTGCTTTTCCCAACGCAGACGCACAAGATATCGCGGGGGATTTCGAGGTATTCCACCGTCTCCGCGAGGGCGAAGCTGTTCGGCGGGATGATGCAGTAGTCGCTGTCCACGTCCACGAACGACTTCGGATCGAAGTTCTTCGGATCGACGGTGCTGCCCCAGACGTTCGTGAACACCTTGAAGTGCCGGTCCACGCGCACGTCGTAGCCGTAACTGGTTACCCCATAGGAGATAACTCCCGGCCGGTGCTGTTGCGGGGCGAACGGTTCGATCTTCACGTCGCGTTCGATCATCCAATCCGGTAAAACGCCCATGCCGGCCTCCAGCGAGAGTCTCAGGGATTCATCGACCGCGCCGACCGGCCGACTTCATGAAAGCCGCGGGAACCGCAGTGGTAGCGTAGTCTGACTGTCCGATATAACGGTCACGGATCGTGCCCGGCTCGTACCGAGGGAACGGTATGATCTTGTCTCTCACTACCGTGATGGTCGCCTGCGTGGCCCCGTGCGACGAGGTGGCCACGGAAATGTGGCAGGTCGCGCCGGGCACGAGCGAGAAACCGTGGGTCGTCCCCGCACAGCCGAGTGAGAAGACGGCGGCGGTCGTCCTGATTCACGGTCTGTACGTTCACCCGATCGCCCCGGCGAAGGCCAAGCAGCCCTGGCTGCGCTGGTGGCAGAAGCCGAAAACCGAAATCGTGACGGCACTCGCGAAGGACTTCGACGTCTTCTCGTTCGCGTACTCTCAAACCTTGCCCGTTGAAGAGGTCGCCCGGTCGGCTGGATTGCGTGACGCGGTCGCCAATTTGCGGAAAGCGGGTTACAAGGACGTGATCCTCGTCGGTCATTCGGCCGGCGGTGTCGTCTCCCGGCTGTTCGTGGAGCAGTTTCCGGACGCCGGCGTAACGAAAGTGATCGCCGTCGCGGCGCCGTTCGCGGGGGTGAAAATCGCGACGGTCAAGGTCGGGTACCCAAAAGTGCAAGCGCCGTTCGTGGAATCGCTCGCGCCCGGCGCGCGTGTCGAAGCGACACGCGCGAACAAGACGCCACTCGGCAGGGACGTGCAGTTCGTGAGCGTGGTGTGCAAACTGAAGCACGCCGATACGGACGGGCTCGTCCGCACCCACAGTCAGTGGCCGGAGGACCTTCAGCAACTCGGCGTGCCCGCGGTCCTGGTGGACACCAATCACTTCACAGCGATGGAACACCCGACGGCCGTCAAAAGGATCAGCGAACTCGCCCGTGAGAAGCTCACCCGTTGGGGACCCGACGAGACCGAGAAGGCGCGAAAAGAGCTGTTCGGCGAGCCCAAGCCGATGAAGTAGACTCGCCTTGGGGCCGCAGCCCCGCGGGGATTGACGTGGTCCCGGCGCTCTCAGGTGCAAAACACGTGTTGTCAACCGCCGGGACCACGCCGGCCCATTCTACGCGCCCCCAATCCCGGAGTACGCCCCAATGGCACACTGGCTGTTCAAGGAAGAACCGGGCTCGTACAGTTTCGCGGACCTTCAACGCGACGGAACGGCGACCTGGAGCGGCGTGGCGAACGCGCTGGCCCAGAAGCACTTGCGCGCGGTCAAGAAGGGCGACCGGGTGTTCTTCTACCACACCGGCGACGAGAAGGCGGTCGTGGGCGTGATGGAGGTGACCGCCGACCCGACGCCCGACCCCGAGGACGAAGCCGGAAAGCGCGTGGTGGTGACGGTCAAGCCGGTCCGGGCGCTGAAATCGCCCGTGACGCTCGCTGCGATCAAAGCGGACAAGGCGTTCGCGGCGTGGGAGCTGGTCCGGGTGGCGCGGCTGTCCGTCATGCCCGTCCCCGACGAGATATGGGCGAAAGTCGAAAAGATGGGTGCCGCGTAGGACCGTTCGGGGCGCCCGTGCCGCGCCTGACGCGGCGCCCATTCTTCCGAACCCGCTCCGCTCACCAAGGTGCCCTTTTTTGCGCGGCGGCGCTTCGCTATCAATCACTCGCCGGCATTAGTGTACACGCTATCAAGACGCCGGCTCCGTGATAGCCGCTCGCTCCGCACTGCCCCATGTCAGACCCACTTACGGACCGCCTCCCGCCGCAGAACCGCGACGCCGAACGCGGCGTGCTGGGCGGCATCCTCCGCGACCCGGACACGCTGCCGGTCGTGCAGCAACACATTGTCGCGGACAACTTCTACTTCGACGCGCACCAGAAGATCTACCAGGCGCTGTGCGAACTGAGCACCGAGAACCAGCCGATCGACCTCGTGCTGCTCTACGACAAGCTGCGCAAGAACAAGCACCTCGAGGACGTGGGCGGACAGGCGTACCTCGTCGACCTCTGGGAGTCGGTCCCGACCGGGGCGAACGCGGAGTACCACGCCAAGCTGGTCAAAGACACGGCGATGGTCCGCGGGCTGATCCACGCGAGCAACGAGATCCTGCGCGACGCGTACGAGCGCACGGAGTCGGGCGACACGCTCGTCTCGCAGGCCGAACGCAAGATCATGGAGATCGCGAAGCTGGGCATGGTCGGCGAAACGAAGTCGCTGGCCGAAGTGGTCAAGGACGCGTTCGACCGCCTCGACTCGCGCATCGGCAAGGACAACCTGGCCATCAGCGGGATGCCGACCGGCTACGTGGACCTGGACAACATCACCGCCGGCCTACAGAACTCGGAACTGGTGATCATCGCCGCCCGGCCGAGCGTGGGTAAAACGGCCTTCGCGCTGAACATGGTGCGGAACATCGTCACCGAAACGACCGACCGGAACGGCCACTCGCCGGTGGTGCTGTTCTTCAGCCTCGAAATGGCCCGCATCGAACTCGCCGAGCGGCTCCTGTGCTGCCAGTCGCGTGTGGACAGCCACAAGGTGCGCAAGGGGCAGTTGAACTCCGACGACATTCAGCGGCTGATGGACGCCGGGGACATTCTCCGCCGGGCGCGGCTGTACATCGACGACACGCCGAGCCGGACGATGATCCAGATCGCGGCGAGCGCCCGGCGCTTGCAGAAGAAGCACGAGAAGGACGGCGGGCTGAAGCTGATCGTGATCGACTACTTGCAGCTCATCGAACCCGAGAACCGGCGCGACCCGCGTCAGGAGCAGGTGGCCCAGATCAGCCGCCGGCTGAAGTTCCTCGCCCGCGAGCTGCTGATCCCGGTGATCGCGCTGGCCCAGGTGAACCGGGCGTCCGAGGACCGGCAGGACCACAAGCCGCGGCTCTCCGACTTGCGCGAATCGGGCTCGATCGAGCAGGACGCGGACACCTGTATGATGTTGCACCGGCCGGGCAAGTTCGACGGCACGCAGGACGACAACATCCTGGAAATCATCATCGCCAAGCAGCGCAACGGCCCGACCGGCGAGATCACGCTGACGTGGCAGAAGGGGTACAACCGGTACGAGAACTACATCGCCGACGTGGGCATGGGCGGGGGCGTGTGACGACCGGCGGGGGCAACGCCCCACCGTGCCGTCAGGAACTCCTCGCGCGGCGCCCTTGACCCCACCCGCCGCGCTCGCGAGAATAACCGCGTTCAGGAGCGCACCAATTGCCGCGCCGGCTCTCCGAGGGCCACAGAAGCGAACAGTGCCACGACGGCTCGCAGAACGCGACGACGAAAAATCATTACCCGGTAGTGTAACGGTAGCACAAGAGATTTTGGTTCTCTTTGTCCTGGTTCGAATCCAGGCCGGGTAACTCGAAAGCCTTGTTTTTCAGGTGGTTGTAGCGATCTTTCGTGTAGAATCCTGTTCTCTTGAGTTACGGTTTGGAGTCCGAGTCGGCTTTAACACTCGGGAATCAAGCCCTTGATTCCCGGGCATTTCGTAACTTCCGGTAGCTGAATTCACGGCGACGCATGACTCGGTCGCGATAGGGTCGCAAATCGTCATGTCAAACTCCATAGATTTGGCCTGATCCTCAACCCATGATCGGACGGTTGGAAAAAGCTCAAGGAGGGTTGTGTTGCATGTCGGTTCCGAGCGTACGCTCGTTCCGGGCAGCACGAGGAACGTCACCCCGGCCGCGACCCAGGCGTAATGGAGCCGGCGGCGCGGGTCCTGGCTCAACATGGCGCGGGGTCTCCTCGACTGAAGCGCAATGAAACGGTGCTCACGTCTGTTTCGCTCGCTTGTTCGCGGCCGGATCGAACGGCTGACCGGCGCCCAACTCTTGGGTGGTGACCACGTATCCGAGGGCGTCGGGTATCGGGGCGGCGATGGTCAGTTCCACCGGCGCGTGACCGCGGCTCCGCTCGGGGATGCCGAGCGCGGCGGCCTCGCTCGCCCATGCGGACCCGAGCCACGTCGGGTACGGGATGAACGTCGCCGCGCCGCGCATGGCCGG from the Frigoriglobus tundricola genome contains:
- the dcd gene encoding dCTP deaminase, which gives rise to MGVLPDWMIERDVKIEPFAPQQHRPGVISYGVTSYGYDVRVDRHFKVFTNVWGSTVDPKNFDPKSFVDVDSDYCIIPPNSFALAETVEYLEIPRDILCVCVGKSTYARCGIIVNVTPLEPEWRGRITIEISNTTPLPAKIYSGEGIAQILFLKGEAVCKTSYADKKGKYQDQTGLTLPFVPGTGG
- a CDS encoding esterase/lipase family protein; protein product: MILSLTTVMVACVAPCDEVATEMWQVAPGTSEKPWVVPAQPSEKTAAVVLIHGLYVHPIAPAKAKQPWLRWWQKPKTEIVTALAKDFDVFSFAYSQTLPVEEVARSAGLRDAVANLRKAGYKDVILVGHSAGGVVSRLFVEQFPDAGVTKVIAVAAPFAGVKIATVKVGYPKVQAPFVESLAPGARVEATRANKTPLGRDVQFVSVVCKLKHADTDGLVRTHSQWPEDLQQLGVPAVLVDTNHFTAMEHPTAVKRISELAREKLTRWGPDETEKARKELFGEPKPMK
- a CDS encoding EVE domain-containing protein; protein product: MAHWLFKEEPGSYSFADLQRDGTATWSGVANALAQKHLRAVKKGDRVFFYHTGDEKAVVGVMEVTADPTPDPEDEAGKRVVVTVKPVRALKSPVTLAAIKADKAFAAWELVRVARLSVMPVPDEIWAKVEKMGAA
- the dnaB gene encoding replicative DNA helicase, with translation MSDPLTDRLPPQNRDAERGVLGGILRDPDTLPVVQQHIVADNFYFDAHQKIYQALCELSTENQPIDLVLLYDKLRKNKHLEDVGGQAYLVDLWESVPTGANAEYHAKLVKDTAMVRGLIHASNEILRDAYERTESGDTLVSQAERKIMEIAKLGMVGETKSLAEVVKDAFDRLDSRIGKDNLAISGMPTGYVDLDNITAGLQNSELVIIAARPSVGKTAFALNMVRNIVTETTDRNGHSPVVLFFSLEMARIELAERLLCCQSRVDSHKVRKGQLNSDDIQRLMDAGDILRRARLYIDDTPSRTMIQIAASARRLQKKHEKDGGLKLIVIDYLQLIEPENRRDPRQEQVAQISRRLKFLARELLIPVIALAQVNRASEDRQDHKPRLSDLRESGSIEQDADTCMMLHRPGKFDGTQDDNILEIIIAKQRNGPTGEITLTWQKGYNRYENYIADVGMGGGV